One Methanolobus sp. WCC4 DNA segment encodes these proteins:
- a CDS encoding HEAT repeat domain-containing protein, which yields MPSNIEQITKDFWSSSGRDLAYQSLIETAKYASGPPQKEAISFLLSVLSCLKDKSEAWDAVKHVLNSRSSSSITGVLQPLGPAFKDLPDKNEAWQKLHRLTLSRDIEVKEYAAFAIGPAFAYIPEEFQDQAMKDLFRLARNSHEEVQESVAMSLKFAFPYLPDRNKAWDILVRMALEDDCDVGHEAARSFSYVFPHVEDKLEAWDDLFYVIDSSSFLNTYEITSSIFHSYSFYPEKQSGYYDLMQLVIHEDRSVRETASISIGYVFQHFPDKVKILAQKELMGLLDDERFDFKGSLIISVGNAFSSFPDKEDAWEILHQYVNNSDESIRKGLAFSIGDACPDLPFPEKSLRDLLILAQDESGSVRMGVAHSLGFIYPHIGGDSEILDCLVTLTGDKHSCIRNRANYSLGKIYVYKASKTKDERVLGDLVEKAVVHFEKAAIEDCYFNPAKFCYLFYRSFSEVILKKQISRQKIEKYLIDARSVAEDSTNKKRLVKVIENLSDALFAAQAPHKMGIESKVELVTYCRKQCHYAEYLMDKTKGNTPNLNHLFHKIKPYFHQNIKKLIDDVKEKAEAACREAKGTEAEYIACSVNKEIQGWGVESQEQMGKNLDNVIFSLKSKIPDISENKLIIAKIDEIKSESKVENQMMILSTLIGFFPSLSLYADISEIKENSKTMIENMDQLIASIKQIEISLEPSIKEEIQVAVGLSGLVFDAKRIITIPVQEISYPELRDDLQKYSDKMLDIAKLPVRLKDKIMGYIRKNGNDLREY from the coding sequence ATGCCTTCAAATATTGAGCAAATAACCAAAGATTTTTGGTCGTCATCTGGACGGGACTTAGCTTACCAATCTTTAATCGAAACCGCTAAATATGCAAGTGGCCCTCCCCAAAAGGAAGCTATTTCATTTCTTCTAAGTGTGCTTTCTTGTCTTAAAGACAAAAGCGAAGCATGGGATGCGGTAAAGCATGTTTTAAATTCAAGGAGTAGTAGCTCAATTACAGGTGTTTTACAGCCATTGGGTCCCGCATTTAAGGATTTACCAGATAAAAATGAAGCATGGCAGAAACTGCACAGGCTGACACTATCTCGAGACATCGAGGTTAAAGAATATGCAGCTTTTGCAATAGGTCCGGCATTTGCATATATTCCTGAAGAATTTCAGGACCAGGCAATGAAAGACTTGTTTCGGCTTGCAAGAAATTCTCATGAGGAGGTTCAGGAAAGTGTTGCCATGTCACTTAAATTTGCTTTTCCTTATCTTCCTGATAGAAATAAAGCATGGGATATTTTAGTAAGGATGGCACTAGAAGATGATTGTGATGTAGGCCATGAAGCAGCTAGATCGTTTAGCTATGTTTTTCCACATGTTGAAGATAAACTAGAAGCTTGGGATGATTTATTTTACGTTATAGATTCATCATCTTTTCTCAATACCTACGAAATAACTTCCTCTATATTCCATTCATATTCATTTTATCCAGAAAAACAAAGTGGATATTATGATTTAATGCAACTGGTTATTCATGAAGACAGAAGTGTAAGGGAAACAGCATCCATTTCAATCGGCTATGTTTTCCAACACTTTCCAGATAAAGTTAAAATATTGGCTCAAAAAGAATTGATGGGTTTATTAGATGATGAAAGATTCGATTTCAAGGGTAGTTTAATTATTTCTGTAGGTAATGCTTTTTCTTCTTTTCCTGATAAAGAAGATGCATGGGAAATATTGCATCAATATGTAAATAATAGTGATGAATCTATAAGGAAAGGATTAGCTTTCTCGATAGGGGATGCTTGTCCTGATTTACCCTTCCCTGAAAAATCCCTTAGAGATTTGCTAATTTTGGCACAAGATGAAAGTGGCTCAGTTAGAATGGGAGTTGCCCATTCTTTAGGCTTCATTTATCCTCATATAGGTGGAGATTCCGAAATTCTTGATTGCTTGGTTACTCTTACCGGAGATAAACATAGTTGTATTCGAAATAGGGCTAATTATTCTCTTGGCAAAATATACGTTTACAAGGCATCAAAAACCAAGGATGAAAGGGTACTTGGAGATTTAGTCGAAAAAGCTGTTGTACATTTTGAGAAAGCTGCAATTGAAGACTGCTATTTTAATCCTGCAAAATTTTGTTACTTATTCTATCGTTCTTTCAGCGAAGTTATACTAAAAAAACAGATTTCTCGACAAAAAATTGAAAAATACCTTATTGATGCAAGGTCAGTAGCTGAGGATTCAACAAACAAGAAAAGGTTGGTAAAGGTAATTGAAAATCTTTCTGATGCTTTGTTTGCTGCCCAAGCCCCTCATAAAATGGGTATTGAATCAAAGGTAGAGCTAGTTACATATTGTCGCAAGCAATGTCATTATGCAGAATACTTAATGGATAAAACAAAGGGAAATACTCCAAATTTGAATCATCTTTTCCATAAAATAAAGCCTTATTTTCATCAAAATATCAAAAAACTCATTGACGATGTAAAGGAGAAGGCTGAGGCTGCTTGCAGGGAGGCAAAAGGGACAGAGGCCGAATACATTGCTTGTTCTGTCAATAAAGAAATACAAGGATGGGGAGTTGAAAGTCAGGAACAAATGGGAAAGAACCTTGATAATGTAATTTTCTCGTTAAAATCAAAGATTCCTGATATTTCTGAAAACAAATTAATTATTGCTAAAATTGATGAGATAAAGAGTGAATCAAAGGTAGAAAATCAAATGATGATTCTTTCCACATTGATAGGTTTCTTTCCATCACTGTCTCTTTATGCAGATATCTCTGAGATTAAGGAAAATAGTAAAACAATGATTGAGAACATGGACCAATTAATCGCTTCAATCAAACAAATAGAAATTTCACTCGAGCCTAGTATCAAGGAAGAAATTCAAGTTGCGGTCGGTTTATCTGGTCTGGTATTTGATGCAAAGCGTATTATTACAATTCCAGTCCAGGAGATTTCCTATCCTGAATTAAGAGATGATCTTCAAAAATATTCAGATAAGATGTTGGATATTGCCAAGCTTCCTGTGAGGTTAAAAGATAAGATTATGGGATATATCAGGAAAAATGGAAATGACCTGAGAGAATATTAA
- a CDS encoding PAS domain S-box protein → MENTMNAKTNIHNHRSLALEVTAMYMIAAGLWVLFSDQILGWFVTDIDLYMKMQIYKGGVFVFATGSLLYLYLDPRIRELNESQRKLKDAETSLKKRLEYETATAESMHILLETGSVDEILTRILKAIHGTVKNSRTYIFMNEEDLELGLCMSQIAEVVSDGIETQIDNPDLQHLPYSEGAPTLLPILEAKHHFAHIVEELDDPERTILAEQGILSILLLPIFAGKEFWGFIGFDDCVETREWEENDIDLLKVIANGIGEYIIRKRSEEELRESEAKQSAMITNSTDVIAIIDENGINQYKSANVEKLFGWKPEELIGNYMWENMHPEDVDYIKAAYSVFTGTPGAIFSSEMKYRCKDGTYKWIEYTINNLLHEPAIKGILLNYHDITERKRAEDFLLESERKFRNYIESAPYGIFVIDKNGNYLEVNRTACELTGYEEDELTKMNMLDLIAAESSIRASYSFDELKITGYTSAELRFKHKDGSVFWIRRDGTRLSDTGYILFITDITEKKKVEHSLIEAKMLAEENSRIKSEFLANMSHELRTPLNSVIGFSDLLGVTIKEDITEKQLGYINHINKSGRHLLELINDILDISKIEAGKMELELERLHASEVLNEVRESVLPLAQKKNITIRIPENHNNGEIIADRLKLQQIMLNLLSNAIKFTPDNGEVSISLSKKNDKTEFSVADTGIGIPKDKQEDIFNPFTQVDASFKRKYEGTGLGLALVRQFVEMHGGEIWLESEEGKGSTFTFTINDRINE, encoded by the coding sequence ATGGAAAATACCATGAACGCTAAGACCAATATTCATAACCACAGATCACTGGCACTTGAAGTAACAGCCATGTATATGATAGCTGCCGGTTTGTGGGTCCTGTTCTCTGACCAGATACTCGGATGGTTCGTTACAGATATAGACCTGTATATGAAAATGCAGATATATAAGGGAGGAGTGTTTGTATTTGCAACAGGTTCATTACTATACCTTTATCTCGATCCACGCATCAGAGAACTCAATGAATCCCAGAGGAAATTAAAGGATGCTGAAACATCACTGAAGAAACGCCTGGAATACGAGACAGCAACAGCAGAAAGTATGCACATCCTGCTTGAAACAGGTAGTGTCGATGAGATCCTAACACGAATACTCAAAGCAATACATGGAACTGTAAAGAATAGCAGGACCTATATCTTCATGAATGAAGAAGACCTGGAACTGGGACTTTGTATGTCACAGATAGCAGAGGTCGTCTCTGATGGGATCGAAACGCAGATCGATAACCCGGACCTTCAGCACCTTCCATATAGCGAAGGAGCACCAACACTGCTCCCTATTCTTGAAGCAAAACACCATTTCGCACATATAGTGGAAGAACTTGATGATCCTGAAAGGACCATTCTAGCTGAACAGGGAATACTCTCCATACTTTTATTACCAATATTTGCCGGCAAGGAATTCTGGGGTTTCATAGGATTCGATGATTGCGTAGAGACCCGTGAATGGGAAGAGAATGACATCGACCTGTTAAAAGTGATAGCTAATGGTATTGGTGAATACATCATCCGCAAAAGATCGGAAGAGGAGCTCAGGGAAAGTGAAGCAAAACAGAGTGCAATGATCACGAACAGTACCGATGTGATCGCGATCATCGATGAGAACGGGATCAATCAGTATAAAAGTGCGAATGTGGAGAAACTGTTTGGCTGGAAGCCCGAAGAGCTCATTGGCAATTACATGTGGGAGAACATGCACCCTGAAGATGTTGACTATATAAAAGCAGCATATTCGGTGTTCACCGGTACACCGGGAGCAATATTCAGTTCCGAAATGAAATATCGGTGCAAGGATGGGACATACAAGTGGATAGAATACACGATCAACAATCTTCTGCATGAGCCTGCGATCAAAGGTATCCTGTTGAACTACCATGATATAACTGAACGCAAACGGGCAGAAGATTTCCTGCTTGAGAGCGAAAGGAAGTTCAGGAACTATATTGAGAGCGCTCCTTATGGCATCTTCGTCATAGATAAAAATGGAAATTATCTTGAGGTCAACAGAACTGCCTGTGAACTTACAGGATATGAAGAAGATGAACTAACTAAGATGAATATGCTTGACCTGATCGCAGCCGAATCATCCATAAGGGCGAGTTATAGTTTCGATGAGCTTAAAATAACAGGCTACACATCGGCAGAGCTGCGTTTTAAGCACAAGGACGGCTCGGTGTTCTGGATAAGAAGAGATGGCACAAGGCTCTCGGACACAGGTTATATCCTATTTATAACCGATATCACAGAAAAGAAAAAGGTGGAGCACTCCTTGATAGAAGCAAAGATGCTTGCAGAAGAGAACAGCCGTATCAAGTCGGAGTTCCTTGCTAACATGAGCCATGAATTAAGGACACCACTGAATTCAGTGATCGGATTTTCCGATCTGCTTGGAGTGACTATAAAAGAGGATATTACTGAGAAGCAGCTCGGATACATTAACCATATCAATAAAAGTGGAAGACACCTTCTGGAGCTTATAAATGATATTCTTGATATCTCAAAGATAGAAGCTGGAAAGATGGAACTTGAACTTGAGAGACTCCATGCATCAGAAGTATTGAATGAGGTACGGGAATCTGTTCTGCCACTTGCACAAAAGAAAAATATCACGATAAGAATTCCAGAGAATCACAATAATGGCGAGATAATTGCTGATAGGTTGAAGTTACAACAGATAATGCTGAATCTACTCAGCAATGCGATCAAGTTCACACCCGACAATGGCGAGGTTTCGATCAGTCTCAGTAAGAAGAACGACAAGACAGAATTCTCAGTTGCAGATACAGGCATCGGAATCCCTAAAGACAAACAGGAAGATATATTCAACCCATTTACCCAGGTCGATGCATCATTTAAAAGAAAATACGAGGGAACTGGCCTGGGACTGGCACTTGTCAGACAGTTCGTGGAAATGCATGGTGGGGAGATCTGGCTTGAAAGTGAAGAAGGAAAAGGAAGTACATTTACTTTCACCATCAATGACCGGATCAACGAATAG
- a CDS encoding ribonuclease III domain-containing protein gives MKINEDLTVSLDQLEEFQRIIGFGFNNKSILTEALTHGSFYSGNKRKMKAFMQKNKLENADYNKLENLGDLVLDLIIGDFFYHHKETEDYAKSNGLSIEAALTAVKIVLVENEALVPVAQKLELEKYIIYGYLDNVEDIFDDVIEALIGAIYLDQGLPEAREFVYKYFDIESALEKIPHSDPIGKIQQIYGEDNIQYPLIEETGPGHCRMFTFGLEIHGSIVSTGKATQVRKAKAEAARKHLQYLKGKGSLEQG, from the coding sequence ATGAAAATAAATGAAGACCTAACTGTAAGTTTAGATCAGCTGGAAGAATTCCAGAGGATCATTGGTTTTGGATTTAACAACAAAAGCATTTTGACAGAGGCTTTGACACATGGTTCATTCTATAGCGGTAACAAGCGGAAAATGAAAGCTTTCATGCAAAAGAACAAGCTGGAAAATGCTGATTACAATAAACTGGAGAATCTGGGAGACCTTGTACTGGACCTCATTATCGGTGACTTCTTTTACCATCACAAAGAGACCGAGGATTATGCAAAGTCCAACGGCCTGTCAATAGAAGCTGCATTAACCGCTGTTAAGATCGTGCTAGTAGAGAACGAAGCTCTGGTCCCCGTAGCACAAAAACTGGAGCTGGAAAAGTACATCATCTACGGCTATCTGGATAATGTTGAAGATATATTCGATGATGTGATCGAAGCACTCATTGGAGCTATCTATCTTGATCAGGGATTACCTGAAGCCAGAGAGTTTGTCTACAAGTATTTTGATATCGAAAGTGCTTTAGAGAAAATACCACATTCAGACCCAATAGGCAAAATACAACAGATATATGGCGAAGACAACATCCAATATCCATTGATCGAAGAAACCGGCCCAGGTCATTGCAGGATGTTCACTTTTGGACTGGAAATACATGGTTCGATAGTATCCACAGGAAAAGCAACTCAGGTCAGGAAAGCAAAAGCCGAAGCTGCAAGGAAACATCTTCAGTATTTGAAAGGGAAAGGTTCATTGGAGCAGGGATAG
- a CDS encoding NosD domain-containing protein, protein MYIKKPRPNALLLLAIAIIIFTGTASAETLRVGSGEAYTTIGDAITAASANDIIIVTDGTYSENVVISEELTLISENGAASTTIRTPVSNNDVVQITSDNVTLSGFTIKDATSSTSSGVKMSLNSNCTISDNLFTNNYRGLHLTGSSNNSIYNNNLSSNSYSGIYTYSSSYYNTLWNNTISGSSYGFYIGSSSYSNLTDNIAYSNSYGIFLSSSGNSDLTNNTAYSNSYGIYLVASGNSNLANNTAYLNSRGIYLDSSGSCILVNNTMNSNSNNFGVDGSSASHYSNNVDTSNLVNSKPIYYWVSQSDAQIPADAGQVCVASSTNISVVDLVLSRGYDDVLFAYTDNSTIDNVTVSIGTNGIRLYDSEYNDVSNITASSKTNGIFLDDYSAFNNIMNNNFTSGNNYGIHLQTSTYNNVTNNSVNSGTYGIFIFNSGSNTFENNSMNSNTYNFGVDGASLDHYINYVNTSNLVDSKPIYYWMNVSDVQLPADSGQICVINSTNVTVRDLSLSDGYDSVLFAYTDNSTIDNVTVVDGYNGIRLFDSDYNDLVNITSYSSIRGIFLDESNTFNNLNDNDVSSNSNGIILYSSTDNEIFDNTVYSNTYGIYLYTSSNENNVSSNNVTGNSNTGIYLSSSDTNDMINNTVSSNPYGIYLISSCDYNNVTNNDLTSNNNYGIYISSSGTYNVLSENNVSSSSNGIYLYASSRFNEISNNILSSNDNGIYMYSSCNDNDILDNEISGSTNYGIYVKYYSTSNEITNNTIDSNVRGIRIETSNSNTLDSNVITDNTNEGVYLYSYNSFQCNYNTLVDNTITGNRDGVMLYLSSGSIYTGSCDYSNITQNNISENTRYGIYSYSQYSDNTCDHSSITDNTINSNSNHGIYLIENQHVTLDNNTVSYNSDYGVYVDGCEDYTLSDSTLNNNTVGIYDNSSSNSTLISNFAVDNSLHGLYSSDSLNITVTNQSFINETLKLSFSINDSETSLNGNTSDPNSFTGKVNVFGYLSLNSSQNMNITFYYNDSSLDSTEESTLDLYKLNGSDWYDVSSTSVNTSTNTIIANLSAFGRFGIFIDDGSSDESSESPSESLDDDSLPVMLRSRTIVTTYLSTGNNGEVSRDTVAKSADSTTTVTLFKGTVAVDPAGNAVGKVTVRKLPSPPASAPAGVSDPGICVDFGPSGTSFSKEVMITLDFDPEEFSREQEPVIYTYSEDGEWMPLETTVDWENGRATAFTTHFSVYALFGIYKEEVIEETPEVVYTPPVETEEPTEESGSGYLYWILGIAAIGIMTAVVMKGQKGRKGL, encoded by the coding sequence ATGTACATTAAAAAACCAAGACCAAATGCTCTTCTATTACTGGCAATCGCCATTATCATTTTCACAGGTACAGCTTCAGCAGAGACTCTGAGGGTCGGTTCCGGTGAGGCATATACAACAATAGGTGATGCGATCACCGCTGCATCGGCAAATGACATTATCATCGTAACTGATGGAACATATTCGGAAAATGTTGTGATCAGCGAGGAGTTGACCCTTATATCTGAGAACGGGGCTGCAAGTACTACCATCAGAACTCCTGTTAGTAATAATGATGTAGTTCAGATCACATCTGATAACGTAACTCTCTCCGGTTTTACGATCAAGGATGCCACATCATCTACAAGTTCAGGAGTGAAGATGTCCTTGAACTCTAATTGTACAATATCGGACAATCTATTTACAAATAATTATCGTGGTCTTCACCTGACCGGTTCCAGTAATAATAGTATATATAATAACAATCTAAGCAGTAATTCATATTCTGGTATCTACACTTATTCTTCAAGTTATTATAACACATTATGGAACAATACAATAAGTGGCAGTTCATATGGGTTCTACATAGGTTCTTCCAGCTATAGCAATTTGACAGATAACATCGCATATTCTAACAGTTATGGTATCTTCCTGTCTTCTTCAGGGAATAGTGACCTTACCAATAATACTGCATACTCTAACAGTTATGGTATCTACCTGGTTGCTTCAGGGAACAGTAACCTTGCTAACAATACTGCATACTTAAATAGTCGTGGTATATATCTTGATTCTTCAGGTTCCTGTATACTGGTCAATAATACTATGAACTCCAATAGTAATAATTTTGGAGTTGATGGTTCTTCTGCATCCCATTACTCAAATAATGTAGATACAAGTAACCTTGTTAACAGCAAACCTATCTATTACTGGGTAAGTCAGTCCGATGCACAGATCCCTGCAGATGCGGGTCAGGTATGTGTGGCAAGCTCCACGAATATCTCTGTTGTTGACCTTGTTCTTTCCAGAGGATATGATGATGTTCTTTTTGCATATACTGACAACTCGACCATAGACAATGTTACTGTGTCAATTGGTACCAATGGTATCCGTTTGTATGATTCCGAGTACAATGATGTGTCCAATATCACAGCCTCGTCAAAGACGAATGGTATTTTCCTTGATGACTATAGTGCATTCAACAACATAATGAACAATAATTTTACTTCGGGGAATAACTATGGTATACATTTACAGACATCAACCTACAACAATGTAACCAACAACAGTGTCAATAGCGGTACATACGGTATATTCATCTTCAATTCAGGAAGCAACACATTTGAAAACAACTCAATGAACTCCAATACCTATAATTTCGGAGTTGATGGTGCATCACTGGACCATTACATAAATTATGTCAACACAAGCAATCTTGTTGACAGCAAGCCGATATATTACTGGATGAATGTATCCGATGTTCAGCTACCTGCTGATTCAGGGCAGATATGTGTGATCAATTCCACCAATGTCACTGTAAGGGATCTGAGCTTGTCAGATGGGTATGATAGCGTTCTGTTCGCATATACTGACAACTCGACCATAGACAATGTGACAGTTGTAGATGGTTACAATGGTATTCGTTTGTTCGACTCCGATTATAACGACCTGGTAAACATCACCAGCTACAGTAGTATAAGGGGAATATTCCTGGATGAGTCCAACACTTTCAATAATTTAAATGATAATGATGTCTCTTCCAATAGCAATGGTATTATCCTGTATTCTTCAACAGACAATGAGATATTCGACAATACTGTATATTCCAATACTTATGGTATCTATCTTTACACCTCAAGTAATGAGAACAATGTTTCCAGCAACAATGTAACAGGGAACAGTAATACTGGTATCTATCTTTCATCTTCAGATACGAATGACATGATAAACAACACAGTTTCTTCCAATCCGTACGGTATCTATCTTATCAGTTCATGTGACTACAATAATGTCACAAACAATGATCTGACGAGCAACAACAATTATGGTATTTATATCTCTTCTTCTGGAACTTATAATGTTCTGAGCGAGAACAACGTTAGTTCAAGCTCCAATGGTATCTATCTTTATGCTTCTTCGAGGTTTAATGAGATATCCAATAACATTCTTAGTTCCAATGATAACGGTATCTACATGTATTCATCATGCAATGATAATGATATACTTGATAATGAGATATCAGGCAGTACCAATTATGGTATCTATGTCAAGTATTATTCGACCAGTAATGAGATAACGAACAATACTATCGATAGCAATGTGCGTGGTATAAGGATCGAGACCTCGAATTCCAATACTCTGGATAGTAATGTGATCACCGACAATACGAATGAAGGAGTCTACCTTTATTCATACAACAGTTTTCAGTGCAATTATAACACCCTGGTAGATAATACAATAACAGGCAATCGTGATGGTGTAATGCTTTATCTGAGTTCCGGCTCCATATATACAGGTAGCTGTGATTATAGTAATATCACTCAGAACAATATAAGTGAAAATACAAGATATGGTATCTATTCCTATTCACAGTATTCTGACAATACATGTGATCATAGTTCCATAACCGATAATACCATCAATAGTAACTCGAACCATGGTATCTATCTCATAGAGAATCAGCATGTGACGCTGGACAACAATACTGTCAGCTATAACTCCGATTACGGTGTATATGTTGATGGCTGTGAGGACTATACTTTGTCTGACAGCACTTTGAACAACAATACAGTAGGTATCTACGACAATAGTTCAAGCAACAGTACTCTGATATCGAACTTTGCAGTTGACAACAGTCTTCATGGTCTGTATTCCAGTGATTCCTTGAACATAACTGTAACCAACCAGTCATTCATAAATGAAACACTTAAGCTGTCCTTCAGTATCAATGACTCGGAGACCAGTCTGAATGGTAACACAAGCGACCCGAACAGCTTTACAGGAAAAGTGAATGTTTTCGGCTACCTGTCCCTTAACTCATCACAGAACATGAACATTACTTTCTATTACAATGATTCATCTCTGGACAGCACTGAGGAATCAACACTCGACCTCTACAAGTTGAATGGCAGTGACTGGTATGATGTGAGCAGTACGTCAGTGAATACAAGCACTAACACTATCATTGCCAACCTGTCAGCTTTCGGTAGATTCGGTATTTTCATAGATGACGGATCATCTGACGAGTCATCTGAAAGTCCTTCTGAATCGCTTGATGATGATTCTTTGCCTGTGATGCTCAGGTCACGGACCATTGTGACCACGTATCTCTCAACCGGGAACAACGGCGAAGTAAGTAGAGATACCGTTGCCAAATCTGCAGATTCCACAACTACTGTAACCCTGTTCAAAGGAACGGTTGCAGTTGACCCTGCAGGCAATGCTGTAGGTAAGGTCACTGTCAGGAAATTACCTTCTCCGCCTGCGTCTGCACCGGCAGGTGTAAGTGATCCTGGTATATGTGTTGATTTCGGACCTTCAGGCACATCTTTCAGTAAAGAGGTCATGATCACTCTTGACTTCGATCCGGAAGAGTTCTCCAGGGAGCAAGAGCCTGTGATCTACACATATTCAGAGGATGGTGAATGGATGCCCCTTGAGACAACTGTTGATTGGGAGAATGGCAGAGCAACTGCTTTCACCACTCACTTCTCTGTATATGCACTCTTTGGTATCTATAAGGAAGAGGTCATTGAAGAGACGCCGGAAGTTGTATACACTCCTCCGGTAGAAACAGAAGAACCCACTGAAGAAAGTGGTTCCGGATATCTTTATTGGATACTTGGAATAGCAGCCATTGGAATTATGACAGCGGTTGTAATGAAAGGTCAGAAAGGTAGAAAAGGGCTTTAA
- a CDS encoding ATP-binding protein, with amino-acid sequence MDDLFKTIFNSVNDGIAIYNAEGRFLEVNPITCECLGYSRDELLQMGVLDLIPPEFREMAGKQVAEKLGQGGGIVEMVCVCKDSSLLPIELNFSPIEYNGDHLNLAVVRDITERKQAEYEARKNRELLHSIIDMLPGTLNVVDNEYNVIVMNNAGFRLELANADSVDKVLGRKCYEAFMQRSSPCPWCKVEEVLLTGETILYETTPEDIREIKTGKAFKMFVSAIKDDQGNIKGIIEYGVDITELRNAKLDAESSNRAKSEFLANISHELRTPLNSIIGFSGLLILGQLGGLNDKQYRYVNNISNSGKHLLGIINDILDISKVESGKIELELEKVSDHNVLEEMLSFMQPLAAVKEIVIKLECGSHPEYLSADRSVLKQILYNLVSNGIKFTDAGGIVTIRSERKEDMAHISVTDTGIGISSSDQKKLFKPFSQIDSSLSRQYEGTGLGLMLTRKYVELHKGRIWVESESGKGSKFTFTIPVN; translated from the coding sequence TTGGACGACCTTTTCAAAACGATCTTCAATTCTGTAAATGACGGTATTGCTATCTATAATGCAGAAGGCCGTTTTCTGGAAGTAAATCCCATAACATGTGAATGTCTGGGTTATTCAAGGGATGAATTACTGCAGATGGGAGTACTTGACCTGATACCTCCTGAGTTCAGGGAAATGGCAGGTAAGCAGGTTGCTGAGAAACTGGGTCAGGGCGGTGGGATCGTTGAAATGGTATGTGTATGCAAGGACAGTTCCTTACTGCCAATTGAACTTAATTTCAGTCCGATAGAATATAATGGTGATCACCTCAATCTGGCTGTTGTACGGGATATTACCGAAAGAAAGCAGGCGGAATATGAAGCCCGGAAGAACAGGGAACTACTCCATTCCATAATAGATATGCTTCCCGGGACCCTTAATGTGGTGGATAACGAATACAATGTCATCGTTATGAACAATGCGGGCTTCCGCTTGGAACTGGCAAATGCTGATTCGGTCGATAAGGTTCTGGGAAGGAAATGTTACGAGGCATTCATGCAAAGGTCCTCTCCGTGTCCCTGGTGTAAAGTGGAGGAAGTTCTCTTAACAGGTGAAACAATACTTTACGAGACTACACCTGAAGATATACGTGAGATCAAGACCGGCAAGGCATTCAAGATGTTCGTATCCGCGATAAAAGATGATCAGGGTAATATCAAAGGTATCATAGAATACGGAGTTGACATAACAGAGCTAAGAAATGCAAAATTGGATGCTGAGTCTTCAAACAGAGCAAAGAGTGAATTTCTTGCTAATATAAGCCATGAGCTCAGAACACCTCTAAACTCCATAATCGGCTTCTCGGGTCTCCTGATCCTCGGGCAGTTAGGGGGTCTTAACGATAAGCAATATCGATATGTTAACAATATCTCCAATAGTGGAAAACATCTCCTTGGGATCATCAATGACATTCTGGATATATCCAAAGTAGAATCCGGGAAAATCGAACTGGAACTGGAAAAGGTGTCAGACCATAATGTTCTGGAAGAAATGCTCTCTTTCATGCAACCACTTGCAGCAGTCAAAGAGATAGTAATAAAGCTGGAGTGTGGTTCTCATCCTGAATATCTGTCCGCGGACAGATCGGTCCTTAAACAGATACTTTACAATCTGGTGAGCAATGGTATAAAGTTCACAGATGCCGGTGGTATCGTCACAATCAGATCGGAAAGGAAAGAGGACATGGCTCACATATCGGTTACAGATACTGGCATCGGTATTTCATCAAGTGACCAGAAAAAGCTTTTTAAGCCTTTCAGCCAGATCGACTCATCCTTATCCCGGCAGTATGAAGGTACAGGTCTTGGTCTAATGCTGACCCGGAAATATGTAGAACTGCATAAAGGTAGGATATGGGTTGAAAGTGAATCCGGCAAAGGCAGTAAATTCACTTTCACGATCCCAGTTAACTAA